In Truepera sp., the sequence GCGCTCCAGCCTGAGCGGCCGGCAAGCAGCGGACCCCGACTACGCGCCGAGCAGCGCGCAGCCGACGGCGCTGCATAAGCGGCCGGCCGACGCCCCCGACCTGGTGATAATCGCGTTCTCGGGCCACTGCGGCCTCGTCTGCGACACGCGCAGCACCTGGTCGTACCTCGACCACGCTAGCGACGCCACCGGCGGCGTTGCGGTGGTGGACGGTATCAAGAGGGCATACGAACGGTTGGGCTTCGAGCACATCGAGGTCTTCGGCGTGTCGTCGTTCGTCACCAGCCACTACAGTTCCATCAGCAAGAAGGTCGAACCCGGTTACCTGCAGGCACAGGCGTACCTGGACGAGGTCAAGTCCGAATGGATCGACGGCACGGAAGACCCGACGCGCGTCGTGCTGGTGGGCCACTCCCACGGCACCGTGTGGGCGTCGCTGCTCGCCACGAACAACCTTGACGTGACGTTCGACTCGTTCGTGGCCCTCGACGGCATCTGCTGGATGTGGTGGAACAAGCACAAGCAGTACGTGAAGGAGGCGTTCGTGGACGGCCCCTGGACCATCCCGTTCCCCCTCGATCAGGGCGACCCGTGCGGCACCCTGAGTATTCCGGGCCAGAAGGACAGGGCGAACATCAACGACGTGGTGCCCGCCAACGTCATCTACGGGCTGGAGGTTCGGACCGCGTTCAGGCTCTTCTCCTTGGACCCTAACGTTCTGGCCGATGACGACGTGAACGTCCGGATAAACGGGACTTACACGAACCTCTGGGGCATCACGGCGCAGGAGTCGCACTCCGACCTGGGGCGCCACTACAACCGCTCGGTAAGCTGGGTCTCGACCATGCTCCAGGCCCTCGGCGTGCCCGACCACGACGCCAACCCGATGTCCAAGTTCGTGCTGCCACCCGCACCGGAGGGCTTCGAGTACCGCTCGGGCGACCTGACCCCGGCCGCCCCCTGATCTCCGCGATCCGGCTTCCCCCTGCGTTCCCCGCACCGGTCGCCCCCTGAACTCCGCGAACCGGCTGCCCCTGCGTTTCCCGCACCGGCTGCCCCCTGCGCTCCGCGAACCGGCCGTCGTTACACCGCCTGGGCGGTACAACGGGGCACCGAGAGGCGCGGATGGTTGCATAGTAAGAACATGCCCAAGTCCAGTCCCGGTAACGCCGCCGCCAAGTCCGCCGCCAACACCCGTGGGAGCGAGGAGTCCAGGCCCAAGGAGCTGTCGGGCGTCCGGTCGGGCGGGCTCGAGGCGGTCCTCGTGTTCGATGCGGTCAGGGTGACGGAGCAGGCGGCCATCGCCGCCAGCCGCGTGGCCGGCAAGGGCGACCCCGACCTGGTGGACCAGGCCGGCGTAGACGCCATGCGCGAAGTGCTGAACGAGTTACCGATAGACGGGAAGATAGTCATCGGCGAGGGCGAGCGTGACGAGGCGCCCATGCTCTACATCGGTGAGAGGGTCGGCAGGGCCGGCGAGGGCGACTGGCCCGTCGACATCGCCGTGGACCCCGTCGAGGGTACGAACATCACGGCGCGCATGATCAACAACTCCGTAGCGGTGATCGCGATGTCGGAGCGCGGCGGGTTGTTCCAGGCGCCGGACACCTACATGGAGAAGTTGATCGTCGGCCCACCGGCGAAGGGCAAGGTCGACCTGACCTGGCCGGTCGCGGCCAACCTGCGCGGGGTGGCGCTCTCCCTCGACCGGGCGGTCGACGACCTCACGGTAGTCATCCTCGACCGGCCGCGCCACGAGCAGTTGGTGCGCGAGGTCCGCGAAGCCGGAGCGCGAGTAAAACTGATCGGTGACGGCGACGTGATCGCGGCACTCGCGGCCGCGGTGCGCGGGACCGGCGTGCACGCCGTGATGGGCACGGGCGGCGCGCCCGAGGGTGTGCTGGCGGCAGCGGCGCTGAAGTGCCTCGGGGGAGAGATCCACGGCCGGTTCAGGCCGCGCAACGACGACGAGCGCCGCCGCCTCGAGGCCGCGGGGGCGAACGAGGAGCGCGTCTACCGCACCGAGGACCTGGCGCCAGGGCACGACATCGTGTTCAGCGCCAGCGGCATCACCGACGGGGACCTCCTGCGAGGAGTCAAGTTCTTCAAGAACGGCGCGCGCACCCACAGCATCACCATGGGTTACCGCTCCCGCCTGATCCGCTTCACCGACTCCGTCCACCTGCTGGGCGACGGCGCCAGGGTGACCGTCCAGGTCTGAGGTTCGTCAGTCCGTCTCGACCGAGCGCACCACGGTGTCGCTCAGCACCTCGTTGCCGCCGTCGCTGGCTGCCCATGCGGCGAAGGCCGCCAGCGCCCGCCCGCGGTGGCTCACCCGGCGCTTCTCCGCGGTCGAGGCCTCGGCGAAGCTCTTGCCCAGCTCGGGGCTGAAGAAGATGGGGTCGTAGCCGAAACCGTCCATCCCGCGAGGCCCCTGCAAGATGGTGCCCATGCTCTCGCCCTGAAAGGCCTGCACGGCGCCGGCGGGGGTGGCCAGGACGATGACGGCAATGAAGTGCGCGGTGCGCTGCTCGGCTGGGGTGTTCCGCAGCTTCCTCAGGAGGTGCGCCATCCGCTCGCCGTCCGTCAACCCCGGGCCGCCGAAGCGGGCCGTGTAGACGCCGGGCGCGCCGCCTAGGGCATCGACCTCGAGCCCGGAATCATCGGCCAGTGCCGGCAGGCCGGAGGCCACGGCCACGTGCCCGGCCTTGATCAGCGCGTTCTCCTCGTAACTCGCGCCCGTCTCGGGCGGAAAGCTGGTGACCCCCACGTCGGGCGCGGACACGAGTTCGAAGTCGGCGCCGGCCAGCGCGTCCTGGAACTCCCGCAACTTCCCTGGGTTGAGGGTCGCGACCACCAGCCTA encodes:
- the rdgB gene encoding RdgB/HAM1 family non-canonical purine NTP pyrophosphatase; translation: MTHRLVVATLNPGKLREFQDALAGADFELVSAPDVGVTSFPPETGASYEENALIKAGHVAVASGLPALADDSGLEVDALGGAPGVYTARFGGPGLTDGERMAHLLRKLRNTPAEQRTAHFIAVIVLATPAGAVQAFQGESMGTILQGPRGMDGFGYDPIFFSPELGKSFAEASTAEKRRVSHRGRALAAFAAWAASDGGNEVLSDTVVRSVETD
- the glpX gene encoding class II fructose-bisphosphatase gives rise to the protein MPKSSPGNAAAKSAANTRGSEESRPKELSGVRSGGLEAVLVFDAVRVTEQAAIAASRVAGKGDPDLVDQAGVDAMREVLNELPIDGKIVIGEGERDEAPMLYIGERVGRAGEGDWPVDIAVDPVEGTNITARMINNSVAVIAMSERGGLFQAPDTYMEKLIVGPPAKGKVDLTWPVAANLRGVALSLDRAVDDLTVVILDRPRHEQLVREVREAGARVKLIGDGDVIAALAAAVRGTGVHAVMGTGGAPEGVLAAAALKCLGGEIHGRFRPRNDDERRRLEAAGANEERVYRTEDLAPGHDIVFSASGITDGDLLRGVKFFKNGARTHSITMGYRSRLIRFTDSVHLLGDGARVTVQV